DNA from Microbacterium foliorum:
ACCAGATCGAGGTCAGTCAGATCCTCGCGCACAGAGATGCGCAGTCCGGCTCCGACACCGCCTCGTTCTGAGTCGGCCGAGCGTTCTCTTGCTGCGCGTGGAGTGTGTCCGAACGCTGTGGTGATGCGCGAGAATGGTCACGACGATGGGAGACGGCACATGGCGTTGCGTGTGGGTGTGATCGGTGGAGGCCAGCTGGCCAGGATGATGATCGCTCCGGCGGTGGAGCTCGGACTCGACCTTCGGGTGCTGGCCGAGGACGAGGGGATGTCGGCCGGTCTCGCCGCGACGGCCGTCGGCGACTATCACGATCTCGATGTCGTCCGCGCGTTCGTGAAGGACGTCGACGTCGTCACCTTCGACCACGAGCACGTTCCGCAGGACATCCTCCGCGCGCTGGTCGCGGACGGTGTGGCCGTGCACCCCGGACCGGATGCCCTGCAGTTCGCCCAGGACAAGCTGCTCATGCGCGCGCGCCTCGCCGAACTCGGTGTGCCGCAGCCCGAGTGGGCTCCGGTGCGAGACGCCACCGAGCTGCAGGCGTTCCTCGACGATCACGGCGGCAGGGCGGTCGTGAAGACGCCGCGCGGCGGGTACGACGGCAAAGGGGTTCGCGTCGTCCGGTCCGGCACCGATGCCGCCGACTGGTTCCAGGCGCTCGCCGACGGTGACGCGCTTCTCGTCGAGGAGCTCGTCGGATTCGTGCGGGAACTCGCGCAGCAGGTCGCGCGTCGTCCCGGTGGACAGGCCGTGGCCTATCCCGTCGTCGAGACGGTGCAGCGCGACGGCGTGTGCGCCGAGGTGCTCGCTCCCGCCCCGCAGGCGTCGGAGCGGCTCGTCCAGCTGGCCGAGGAGATCGGTCGCTCGATCGCCGACGGGCTCGGCGTCACCGGCATGCTGGCGGTCGAGCTCTTCGAGACCGATGACGAACGCATCCTCGTGAATGAACTGGCGATGCGCCCGCACAACAGCGGGCACTGGAGCCAGGAC
Protein-coding regions in this window:
- a CDS encoding 5-(carboxyamino)imidazole ribonucleotide synthase; the protein is MALRVGVIGGGQLARMMIAPAVELGLDLRVLAEDEGMSAGLAATAVGDYHDLDVVRAFVKDVDVVTFDHEHVPQDILRALVADGVAVHPGPDALQFAQDKLLMRARLAELGVPQPEWAPVRDATELQAFLDDHGGRAVVKTPRGGYDGKGVRVVRSGTDAADWFQALADGDALLVEELVGFVRELAQQVARRPGGQAVAYPVVETVQRDGVCAEVLAPAPQASERLVQLAEEIGRSIADGLGVTGMLAVELFETDDERILVNELAMRPHNSGHWSQDGAVTGQFEQHLRAVADLPLGDTTPRAPWSVMINILGGPQDGSLGDRFAAAMAGYPTAKIHTYGKAPRPGRKVGHVNVSGADLDDAVYVARAAAAHFD